The genomic window CATCCAGCCAGAGGAACCGAAGGAGGGTCGAAACTCCAGGTACCCGACACTGTAGAATTAACCCCAACCGAGCTGAAAGTAGTTCAGTTTGTAGCAAGAGGTATGGCAAATAGAGAAATTGCCGAGCAGATGAATGTCTCTCAGCGCACGATTGAAAGCCACGTGTCTAATATGTTAGGTAAAACGAATCTTCATAACCGCACGGAGTTAGCTCGTTGGGCGATTGAGAGTAATATGGCTTAACCATTAAAAATGTAAAAATGCAAAATGAAAAATAGAATTAATTCTATTTTTCATTTTGCATTTTTAAGGCTTTGTTACCACCCATCTTGTTCGCTGTCTGATTTGCCCCAGAGTTCTAAATCCAGTTCATTCAAATACGTTAAGGCGCTTTGAAGTTGGCGAGTCGATCCTGAGAGTTGCAGGTCAAACCAGCCATCGTCTCTGGCGTTGGCTCCCAGTAGGGCACCGGCAATATTGACGGTGACACCGTGGTGAGAAACTAGTCGCGAGATGATTGGCTCTTCCTGGTACTCCTTGGGAATACGGATTCTTACACGCATTTTAGTGGGTCTTTTATCTTCGTGCCCAGTTGTAGATTGGACTGGTTTAGATGTATTTACAGGCAAGTTATTTGTACTGTACATAGCCCTTAATTCCTCCTATTCAACATCTTTAATACGGGTTTTACGCTCTAGAATTTCTTTCAAGACGAGGGTGACTAACGCGAGTGCCCCAAGCAGAACGGCGGCTGAGAAAGAGGCTTGAGTCTGGTATTGCTTATAAGCTTCCTCCACAAACAACGGCAGGGTTTGAGTTTTGCCCGCAATATTGCCAGATACAACCGAGACGGCACCAAACTCGCCCATAACTCTGGCGTTGGTCAAAATGACGCCGTAGAGGAGACCCCAGCGAATATTCGGCAGGGTGACGCGCCAGAAAATTTGCCAGTCATTCGCACCCAACGTTTTAGCCGCTTCTTCTTGATCTGAACCAGCTTCTTCCAAAACGGGAA from Coleofasciculus sp. FACHB-1120 includes these protein-coding regions:
- a CDS encoding NIL domain-containing protein, whose translation is MRVRIRIPKEYQEEPIISRLVSHHGVTVNIAGALLGANARDDGWFDLQLSGSTRQLQSALTYLNELDLELWGKSDSEQDGW